Part of the Paenibacillus sp. YPG26 genome, ACACGCCGCTCTAGCCTCGGGTTTATGGTAAGCACGGAGAGGCCTGCATTTCAGCAAATAGGTGACATACACATCATGTACTTCAATTCCGGCTTCCCGCAAGCCGAGTTGGAGGGTCTCCCGGGTCCCGCATAAAAAAGAGTTCCCTTCCCGGTCCTCCCGGGCTCCGGGATTGTCCAGAATCAACATCAACGGGGCAGCCGGATTCCCTTCACCCCAAATGACACGGCTCCGCTGCTTGGATAATTCACAGCTTTCACAATGCTCTATACCCTGGGGCGCTGGCTCCTCAGGCAAAATTACATAGGAATGCTCCATCGTCTTGTTCTTGCAGCTCCTTCCCTTTCACAGTCAATGAATCTATTATGCCCATCCGAGGCAATAATTTGTCCCCGAAGAGAAGAAGCGCTTGCCCACTATGAAATCGAAGCAGCAGCTTAAGATAATGGAACTTAAGCATGCTGCTTCAGGATAGAAAAGTAGAACTGCCTGCAACTGCAGCCGGGTTAGGATAAAGGCTGGGGTACGGACAGCCTCCGGGAGAGTTTGTCTGCGGCATTCCGCATAACTGATCAGAGCTGAATTCAGGATGAACCCTTGATCCGCTGAATCCCTTGCACGAGATGTACCTTCTCACACTCATTCAGCGAATAAAGCACAGGTGCCGACGGAATATCAAACTTCAGATGGGAATGAGGCAGCTCCGTTATTAAAGTTCCAATGGGCTGCTGAGTACTTTTGATGCGGATTACATTCCAGAATATTCTCGATCTATTATCCTCAGCACCCCATTTTTCAAGTGAGTTGCGGAAGAGTAGATTTTTCCCGATTATGAAGTCTTGCTCCTGAGGCGGCTCTGCCGCTTCGAATCCGGCATCATCAAGGGCATCGAATAGCGGGGGCATAAGCTGATCCAGATAGTGCCCATAGGCGGCATCCTCGATTTCACGAAAAGCTGCCGTCAGCTCATCAAGCATCGAATCATATAAAGTCTTCCATACTGATTGGATATACGCGTTACCTGCTTCGCCGATTTCCTGGATGGTCATGCCTTGATGAAATAGGGGTTTCTGTGTCATATATATTCCTCCTTGAATTGGACTGTCTCCATCATATAACATGGAGGCAAATGGAAGGGTTAATCGAATATTATTGAGGTGTATCAAGGGAAGATAGCGGATAACATT contains:
- a CDS encoding uracil-DNA glycosylase, coding for MEHSYVILPEEPAPQGIEHCESCELSKQRSRVIWGEGNPAAPLMLILDNPGAREDREGNSFLCGTRETLQLGLREAGIEVHDVYVTYLLKCRPLRAYHKPEARAACLPHLNSQISQKEPLVLFGFGNVVAEALLPGREGVSVKELRGSWQEFQATPIGFTYHPLAVRRRPNLLRFFVEDLISLKKKWEKLEEKSRLS
- a CDS encoding DUF6022 family protein → MTQKPLFHQGMTIQEIGEAGNAYIQSVWKTLYDSMLDELTAAFREIEDAAYGHYLDQLMPPLFDALDDAGFEAAEPPQEQDFIIGKNLLFRNSLEKWGAEDNRSRIFWNVIRIKSTQQPIGTLITELPHSHLKFDIPSAPVLYSLNECEKVHLVQGIQRIKGSS